The following proteins are encoded in a genomic region of Phycisphaerae bacterium:
- a CDS encoding flagellar hook-basal body complex protein: MGLTSSLYTGLSGMNASQFRLDIIGDNIANINTTGFKGSRTLFQSQFSRTLAAGTKPSALQGGTNPVQIGLGAAIGAIQRSFTPGSVETTGVPSDLAIEGDGFFVLRTPENERVFTRDGAFSLSADNRLLSADGFFVQGYAVNSNFELIPGSVVDVSIPIGVLTTAKATNEIQMDGVLNSSATKIVATQGSILQSQILYNATTGVQLNNVTGPGTALTNIRTSPGPGGALFANGDVITIDGVSRGGRDVPSAQFIVGTTGTTIADFLAWTDEVIGIDTSVGVAGNPGTGVTADGRLEIRGNAGTQNALSIQAGDLISNGGTQVPFTFTETQAANGESSHTTFVVYDSLGAPLTVDLTMVLEARDTGSATWRYYASSADDSDVDFVVGTGTITFDGNGQYIAAPQPGFLINRVGTGANDPLAIQIDFSRMSGLSVTGQSTIVMSFQNGFSTGTLIDYSIGEDGVITGTFSNGLNQTLGQIAVGTFANQEGLLARSNNVYFVGPNSGDARITPPLTLGAGKISAGTLELSNVDLSREFINLITSSTAFSAASRVISTSDTLLQELLLVARR, from the coding sequence ATGGGTCTGACATCATCTCTTTACACCGGCCTTTCGGGGATGAATGCGAGTCAGTTCCGACTCGACATCATCGGCGACAACATCGCCAACATAAATACGACGGGCTTCAAAGGCTCGCGGACACTGTTCCAATCGCAGTTTTCGCGAACGCTTGCGGCCGGCACGAAACCGAGCGCGCTGCAGGGCGGGACCAATCCGGTTCAGATCGGACTGGGTGCGGCAATTGGTGCGATTCAGCGATCGTTCACGCCGGGCTCCGTTGAGACGACGGGAGTGCCGAGCGATCTGGCAATCGAAGGTGACGGCTTCTTCGTTCTGCGAACGCCGGAGAACGAACGGGTATTCACCCGTGACGGTGCGTTCAGCCTGAGTGCGGACAACCGGTTGCTGTCGGCGGATGGGTTCTTTGTTCAAGGCTATGCAGTGAACTCGAACTTTGAGCTGATTCCGGGATCGGTGGTCGACGTGAGTATCCCGATCGGTGTGTTGACCACGGCAAAGGCGACAAACGAAATTCAGATGGACGGCGTGCTCAATTCCAGCGCGACCAAGATTGTTGCGACGCAGGGATCGATTCTTCAGTCACAGATTCTGTACAACGCCACGACCGGCGTGCAGTTGAACAACGTGACTGGCCCAGGAACCGCGTTGACCAACATTCGCACGTCTCCCGGTCCGGGCGGCGCGCTTTTTGCGAACGGGGACGTCATCACGATTGATGGTGTTTCGCGCGGAGGACGTGATGTCCCTTCCGCTCAGTTCATTGTGGGGACAACCGGCACCACCATTGCGGACTTCCTCGCATGGACCGATGAGGTGATCGGTATTGACACAAGCGTGGGCGTGGCGGGCAATCCGGGAACCGGCGTGACGGCCGATGGCAGATTGGAGATTCGCGGCAATGCCGGAACCCAGAATGCGCTGTCGATCCAGGCCGGGGATCTGATCAGCAACGGCGGTACGCAGGTGCCGTTCACATTCACGGAAACTCAGGCGGCCAATGGTGAGAGTTCGCATACGACATTTGTCGTGTATGACAGTCTGGGGGCGCCGTTGACGGTCGATCTGACGATGGTGCTCGAAGCGCGCGACACGGGCAGCGCAACCTGGCGATACTATGCCTCTTCAGCCGACGATTCTGACGTGGACTTCGTCGTGGGAACGGGGACGATCACTTTCGACGGCAACGGTCAGTACATCGCGGCGCCTCAGCCCGGATTCCTTATTAATCGCGTCGGCACGGGCGCGAACGACCCGCTCGCAATTCAGATCGATTTCTCACGAATGAGCGGCCTGTCCGTCACCGGCCAGTCCACGATCGTGATGAGCTTTCAGAACGGTTTTTCGACCGGAACGCTGATCGATTACAGCATCGGCGAGGACGGCGTTATCACCGGCACTTTCAGCAACGGCCTGAATCAGACGCTGGGTCAGATCGCCGTCGGCACGTTCGCGAACCAGGAGGGTCTGCTGGCGCGATCCAACAACGTTTATTTCGTCGGGCCGAACAGCGGCGATGCAAGAATCACCCCGCCACTCACGCTTGGAGCCGGCAAGATTTCCGCAGGCACGCT
- a CDS encoding flagellar hook-length control protein FliK, which yields MAPGPAPAVAKSGRAGGSGDFKSALADAASRREQTYRTGTPSGADNVRSSGRSNKSRDSLKDNRPIGSESTESDSPVSVEVSSIVPDTVVAADPQAAGSQLVIQNSRSDDSTPFDGTSSEIVRNVSSASPGEAEGETKTEGDSERAGPINGRVATEDSIRTSIGVKLDERVSSRGAAEGGAAQGVSPVEPAEAEVQTASPSPESSPADRIRISGKSADSQRVVTDEADRAAAETARSPAATQRGRADAPVVEGEEGLRSREAAGDKRRVLHLDAQERPSDRARGAESVFEEKVRRWIDGRREGSSVQDSDAESGNESKLGNGISTPMTRTSGANTAKVTASATEIRHGIRVLSGRGDGAAASVAKLLLEGGGEIGRDHATSETVTTPGSVGTHTSAAGVIADREAAIPANVGMDAVRSSGPSGAGHRVAELLSTSDVQSDPIEALSRTLSTSGGAGRYQATMRLDPPELGQVTVRLRMDQQAMTLQVQTEDASVSRLVESRLSELRDALSAHGIRIERSEVVTRAPETGDARNHGESQQRSSGDWQRSGRESETWDGAQDGRGGAFFRSREGEGDHNSAWDAGWQADESAGPMSSNVGVVRGVNRRPIRDGSVDLVA from the coding sequence TCGAACAAGTCACGCGATTCATTGAAAGACAATCGACCGATTGGATCGGAGTCGACTGAATCGGATAGCCCGGTTTCGGTTGAAGTCTCCAGCATTGTACCTGACACAGTGGTTGCAGCCGATCCGCAGGCCGCGGGTTCGCAACTCGTCATCCAGAATTCCAGATCCGACGATTCGACGCCCTTCGATGGCACTTCGTCAGAAATCGTGCGAAACGTGTCATCCGCCTCGCCCGGCGAAGCGGAGGGTGAGACGAAAACAGAGGGCGATTCCGAAAGAGCCGGGCCGATCAATGGCCGAGTGGCTACCGAAGATTCAATACGAACATCGATTGGCGTGAAATTGGATGAGCGGGTCTCGTCGCGCGGGGCCGCGGAGGGGGGGGCAGCTCAGGGCGTAAGCCCGGTCGAGCCGGCTGAGGCGGAGGTACAGACCGCTTCACCGAGTCCGGAATCAAGTCCCGCCGATCGCATCCGAATCAGCGGCAAATCAGCGGATTCACAACGTGTGGTGACGGATGAAGCTGACCGCGCGGCAGCCGAGACCGCGCGTAGTCCGGCTGCTACGCAGCGTGGACGCGCGGACGCTCCAGTGGTCGAAGGCGAGGAAGGCCTGAGATCGCGTGAGGCGGCTGGCGACAAGCGCCGAGTTTTGCACCTGGATGCGCAGGAGCGGCCGTCCGATAGGGCGCGCGGCGCTGAAAGTGTGTTCGAAGAAAAAGTTCGCCGATGGATTGACGGTCGTCGTGAGGGGTCGAGTGTGCAGGATTCCGATGCGGAGTCCGGAAATGAATCGAAGCTCGGCAACGGGATATCGACGCCCATGACACGCACCAGCGGAGCAAATACAGCGAAAGTGACCGCTTCGGCGACGGAGATTCGACACGGCATTCGCGTGCTGTCCGGTCGTGGCGATGGCGCGGCTGCTTCGGTGGCGAAGCTGTTGCTTGAAGGTGGCGGCGAGATCGGACGCGACCATGCGACCAGTGAAACGGTGACGACACCCGGCTCTGTGGGCACGCATACCTCGGCTGCCGGGGTGATTGCGGATCGCGAGGCCGCGATTCCGGCGAACGTCGGCATGGATGCCGTGAGAAGCTCCGGCCCGTCGGGCGCCGGACATCGCGTCGCTGAATTGTTGAGTACGAGCGATGTGCAGAGCGATCCTATTGAGGCTTTGTCGCGCACGCTGAGCACTTCGGGCGGCGCCGGACGCTATCAGGCAACGATGCGGCTTGATCCGCCCGAGCTTGGGCAGGTGACCGTGCGACTGCGAATGGACCAGCAGGCCATGACGCTTCAGGTTCAGACCGAAGATGCGTCGGTTTCGCGGTTGGTCGAATCACGACTGAGCGAGCTTCGCGACGCCTTGTCGGCGCACGGCATTCGAATAGAGCGGTCGGAAGTCGTGACTCGCGCTCCAGAGACCGGTGACGCACGAAATCATGGCGAGTCGCAGCAAAGGTCGTCCGGCGACTGGCAGCGATCCGGTCGCGAGAGCGAGACGTGGGACGGCGCTCAGGATGGCCGTGGCGGTGCGTTTTTCCGCTCACGTGAGGGCGAAGGGGATCACAATTCGGCGTGGGATGCCGGGTGGCAGGCTGACGAATCGGCCGGACCGATGTCATCGAACGTCGGCGTCGTGCGAGGAGTGAATCGGCGCCCGATTCGAGATGGATCGGTTGATCTTGTGGCTTAG